TTACGAATCAGTCGCAGACATGGGCAATCTTCCGCACAAGCAATGAATGAGAAACTAAGGCGAGGATCAAAAGACAACAACATGGATACGTCGGGAGATGTTTTCGTGCTAGGCCGGGTTGCtcttgatgaagaagatTGCGACGCGATGGCACGCAGCCTCATCATGAGCGCAATCTTGAGAATGGCTACAGGTGTTCGTGAGCTGAGGGAGAGGATTGCAACATACAGGGATGACTCTTATCTCCAGTTGCGATCGGCCGGTCAGTGTTGCACTTTACCAAGACAAACGAAGGATGCGGACAATGAACTCGATAATAAATTGAGCATGATGTTAGCTCGAATCCGCGCAGTAGTGGCACGAGCGAGAATGTGAGAACTGGGGATTCTAGAAAATCGAAGGCAAAAAAACACTCTCTTGTACTTGGCATCAAACCAGAGATATTCAACTCAACAGGTCTTGGCGAAGTAAGTCCTTATTCGCTCATCCACGATATCGCACTTTGATATTTTCCCATTTGAATtaaaaagagaaagaaagtaGGCTAGGGCATAAAACGCCTCTACACCCCCTGGAGCTTCAATTCGTAATCCAACAAAGTCACAAAGTCATCAACGTGATCCTTGGTTAGCGCCGTATAATGATTACCCCCCACAAAATGGAAAGTTGATGAATGAGAGTAGTCCTCCCATTCCCGAACGCGTATCTCCCATTCGGCCTCGGATACACCCCATTCCGACAGTGGATTGGCCCTAAAAGACGTGTAGCTTGCGATTTTGCCTTGCGGAAGATACCCCTCAGCCATGCGAACGTTGCCGTAAAAGACTCGGTGCCAGGATTCGAGTCTCTCGAGAGTGACGCCTGCAGATTGGAGACGGGTGCGGAAACGACGCATGACAAGTCGGGGAAACGAGGCAGGGTCCTGGTCACGTAAACCGTCCTTCATTTGACCTGCTTCCAAAGGCGTGATCAGGCGTCTTGTCGATAGTAGGTCGACGATAAAAAAGCGTAGCGTTGCGAAACTCATTTTCAGGATGTTTGGTGCATTGTCGACACCTCCAGCAAATGCTACCACCTCTCCCGCGGCTTCTAATGCTTTGGCGACTTCGAAGGCGATATTTCCGCCAAAACACATGCCCAATAATGCATAAGGGCCATGAGGCTGCACCTGTCGTATCTCTTCGAGAAAGCATTCCACCAACTCGTCAATGCTTTCGAATGTCGTCTCGCCAGGTTGCAAGCCGCGCAATCTGAGCCCGTACAGAGGCCGATTGCGAAGACGGCTAGCCAGCTCTATCCAGCAGTGTAGCTCGCCGCCTCCTGGCGGGAAGAGAAACAGCGGTGTTTGGGTTCCTTTGGTGGTGAAAGGAAGCAGTAGACTGCGGTTACTTGCTACCGAGACTTTCATGATCTCGGTTTCCAGCGCCTTTACAGTTTGGGCTTGGAGGAGACATGTGATCGGTATTAGGGATTTCAAAGAAAGTCTTGCCTCCAATTTTGCCTTGTAGATCAGCATGCTCGGGCTGTCCAAACCGCCTTTCTGGAGGAATTCCCGAAAGTCGCTGTCGGGAAGGATTTCAGGAACTGATTGGAAGGGGCAAATCTCCCTCAGACATTCCACAATGATTTTTTGAGTCTTGTTCAACTTTGGAAAGATGTCGTCTTTAGTCTCCGTCTGCAGCTCCTGCTTTTCTGCATCAACGTGATACTGGCGAGATGTCTGGGTAGTTGAATGAAATATTTCGGTTGGCGAAGCCGACACCATTGCGATCTGGTTTGTCAACGTAGGGTCTTGAACACAATTATAAGACAACAAACACACACCACGGCCTTTCCGGTTGAACACTGGGCACTTCAAGTCTCAAGTAATCTGTGTCGGACAGATCTCGGCAGAGTTTACTTTAGACTCGGTCGCAATACCAGGGGT
The DNA window shown above is from Colletotrichum destructivum chromosome 2, complete sequence and carries:
- a CDS encoding Putative thioesterase, alpha/Beta hydrolase; translated protein: MVSASPTEIFHSTTQTSRQYHVDAEKQELQTETKDDIFPKLNKTQKIIVECLREICPFQSVPEILPDSDFREFLQKGGLDSPSMLIYKAKLEARLSLKSLIPITCLLQAQTVKALETEIMKVSVASNRSLLLPFTTKGTQTPLFLFPPGGGELHCWIELASRLRNRPLYGLRLRGLQPGETTFESIDELVECFLEEIRQVQPHGPYALLGMCFGGNIAFEVAKALEAAGEVVAFAGGVDNAPNILKMSFATLRFFIVDLLSTRRLITPLEAGQMKDGLRDQDPASFPRLVMRRFRTRLQSAGVTLERLESWHRVFYGNVRMAEGYLPQGKIASYTSFRANPLSEWGVSEAEWEIRVREWEDYSHSSTFHFVGGNHYTALTKDHVDDFVTLLDYELKLQGV